From Actinomycetota bacterium, a single genomic window includes:
- a CDS encoding NYN domain-containing protein, giving the protein MDLLLSLSSDHWATLQRHVRAVMHELEPPELTPRLVQLRALPAGRLVGGRARRDLSEALAQGGALWTAAVGALRHDPAAGELVEVLRGSEQPEPAPAPPPQGDVAPDAASDALRRRVREVLEERDDARRRFEGAEARARAAGERVAAGTAELDAANARIAELEDELRSADERHRQAVDRERRRAQSEIDALTDELRRHRRLAEERRARSRRRAEQDAAEPTSPPPTPPRRTPPRTPPDPATLRAGTTEHAQAHLRRDRRVIVDGYNVTRQHRGDVPLADQRAWLVKLLEQAVSRYGIRATVVFDAEEALPPGSTAPSRIVTVVFASRTATADDEIVFEVEAAEDVLVITDDRELRERVGAAGGDSVGTLPFLSAVQ; this is encoded by the coding sequence GTGGATCTGCTCCTGAGCCTGTCCTCCGATCACTGGGCGACGTTGCAGCGCCACGTCCGTGCGGTCATGCACGAGCTGGAGCCGCCGGAGCTCACGCCGCGCCTGGTCCAGCTGCGCGCGCTGCCGGCCGGTCGGCTCGTTGGTGGGCGCGCACGACGTGATCTGTCGGAGGCACTCGCCCAGGGCGGGGCGCTGTGGACCGCAGCCGTGGGCGCCCTCCGCCACGACCCCGCCGCGGGTGAACTCGTCGAGGTGCTGCGGGGAAGCGAGCAGCCGGAACCGGCGCCCGCGCCCCCACCCCAGGGCGATGTCGCGCCCGATGCAGCGTCCGACGCCCTCCGGCGGCGCGTTCGGGAGGTGCTCGAGGAACGCGACGACGCGCGGCGGCGGTTCGAGGGAGCCGAAGCGCGTGCTCGTGCGGCGGGGGAACGCGTCGCGGCGGGCACCGCCGAACTCGACGCTGCCAACGCGCGTATCGCTGAGCTCGAGGACGAGCTCCGCAGCGCCGACGAGCGGCACCGCCAGGCCGTCGACCGGGAACGCCGCCGCGCGCAGTCCGAGATCGACGCGCTGACCGACGAACTCCGCCGACACCGGCGCCTCGCGGAGGAGCGGCGTGCCCGCTCACGACGACGTGCGGAGCAGGATGCCGCGGAGCCGACGTCCCCGCCTCCGACGCCGCCGCGACGGACGCCGCCGAGGACTCCACCCGACCCAGCCACGCTCCGTGCGGGCACGACCGAGCACGCTCAGGCGCACCTCCGTCGCGATCGACGGGTCATCGTCGACGGCTACAACGTCACCCGACAGCACCGCGGCGACGTGCCGTTGGCAGATCAGCGCGCCTGGCTGGTCAAGCTGCTCGAGCAGGCCGTCTCGCGCTACGGCATCAGGGCGACGGTCGTCTTCGATGCCGAGGAGGCGCTGCCACCGGGTTCGACGGCGCCCTCGCGGATCGTGACCGTGGTGTTCGCGAGCCGGACGGCCACGGCGGACGACGAGATCGTGTTCGAGGTCGAAGCCGCCGAGGACGTGCTCGTCATCACCGACGACCGCGAGCTACGCGAGCGCGTCGGTGCCGCAGGTGGGGACAGCGTGGGCACGCTGCCGTTCCTCTCGGCGGTGCAGTAG
- a CDS encoding DUF3071 domain-containing protein yields MIDVHLIGYTADLRYVVLDLDAEAGGRYRLLIDGDLFATLDEVHELRIESGLAEPGTRSPGSVDEGLDEDGDVEPDDEAAVSTDLEDDEPFSADAAPSPIPLLRDAAEGLERDVAEATAAADAPLSFIDEHLDRDPFEDRIDDRSPFAPPREGSAGGGVRIVPRPADPPPPAPLFDRLDLDEDDDDELGPAAAADEVADVESAPEPEPEPEPELQPESEPEPAPEPEPDMAEPESRPPPSPPEPESRPRSPSPRQERAPEPAPEPQLSPAEIQALLRSGKSPRMVAEQAGTDEAWIERWLPPILEERARILRDAQSIKLERPRLGRSRDALGDAVRKSLKRRNVDPEDASWETTRRADGRWRVSVRFRHRGRSRTASWVFDPRERELDASSELARDLGFTRRRNGTSPNKSGSRGQGSGRPKGGAKGGAKRR; encoded by the coding sequence GTGATCGACGTCCACCTGATCGGCTACACCGCCGACCTGCGGTACGTCGTACTGGACCTCGACGCCGAAGCCGGTGGCCGCTACCGGCTCCTCATCGACGGCGACCTGTTCGCCACGCTCGACGAGGTGCATGAGCTCCGGATCGAGTCGGGACTCGCCGAACCCGGTACCCGCTCGCCCGGGTCGGTCGACGAGGGCCTCGACGAGGATGGTGACGTCGAGCCGGACGACGAGGCCGCTGTCAGCACCGACCTCGAAGACGACGAGCCGTTCTCGGCCGACGCGGCGCCGTCCCCGATCCCGTTGCTGCGAGATGCGGCCGAGGGTCTCGAGCGTGATGTGGCCGAGGCGACCGCGGCGGCTGATGCTCCGTTGAGCTTCATCGACGAGCACCTCGATCGCGATCCCTTCGAGGACCGTATCGACGACCGGTCACCGTTCGCTCCGCCGCGTGAGGGCAGTGCGGGCGGGGGCGTGCGCATCGTGCCTCGACCCGCGGACCCGCCGCCCCCGGCGCCGCTGTTCGACAGGCTCGACCTCGACGAAGATGATGACGACGAGCTCGGCCCGGCCGCAGCGGCCGACGAGGTCGCCGATGTCGAGTCCGCTCCCGAACCGGAACCCGAACCGGAACCCGAGCTGCAACCCGAGTCGGAACCCGAGCCCGCGCCCGAGCCGGAACCGGACATGGCCGAGCCGGAGTCCCGACCCCCACCATCGCCTCCCGAGCCCGAGTCCCGACCGCGTTCGCCGAGTCCTCGGCAGGAGCGTGCGCCCGAGCCGGCTCCCGAACCGCAACTCAGCCCGGCGGAGATCCAGGCGCTGCTGCGGTCGGGGAAGTCGCCGCGGATGGTCGCCGAGCAGGCTGGGACCGACGAGGCGTGGATCGAGCGCTGGCTGCCACCCATCCTCGAGGAGCGCGCCCGCATCCTGCGCGACGCACAGTCGATCAAGCTGGAACGACCGCGGCTGGGTCGATCCCGCGATGCACTCGGGGATGCGGTCCGCAAGAGCCTCAAGCGGCGCAACGTCGATCCGGAGGACGCTTCGTGGGAGACGACCCGGCGCGCCGACGGCCGCTGGCGGGTGAGCGTCCGGTTCCGGCACCGTGGCCGGAGCCGCACGGCGTCGTGGGTCTTCGATCCTCGCGAACGCGAGCTCGACGCTTCGAGCGAGCTGGCCCGCGACCTGGGCTTCACCCGACGACGCAACGGCACCTCCCCGAACAAGTCGGGGTCACGGGGTCAGGGCTCGGGCCGCCCGAAGGGCGGCGCGAAGGGCGGCGCGAAGCGTCGCTGA
- a CDS encoding M48 family metalloprotease, protein MRRPSGRTLVVAVAVALAVTGVVANLWRPVAPPPSGGPPAVATFPVEVLAVIERYAMPRYLAALMSLVLATAVPILVVATRPGRRLVAWLAGPEGRPRPLAAFAVVGGIVLAAAIVTLPIDLWRGYLHEQAWGLRTAGAVGWWRDHLLDVGIVTVVAGLVGAGLLTAVRRWPASWHWGLVPIVTLLAAAFALVLPLIVQPLFLSTQPLAPGPVHDAVAEVLTRAGEDELEVEVADASRRTTRSNAFVTGLGPTRRVVLFDNLVAAPADRVAATVAHELAHREHRDIARGILLTASGVLPVALVLRCLWGSRWAAARMRARSPSDPRLLAVALALVAVAQVVGQPVANWVSRRAEASADHRAAELTDRPEALIELQRSFVLRDLANPSPPGWVTLLWGTHPSVSRRIHAAATQADELDCEGVGPPPGEWHPRLPVRFGRCASSG, encoded by the coding sequence GTGAGACGTCCGTCGGGACGCACCCTCGTGGTGGCCGTCGCGGTCGCACTGGCCGTCACCGGTGTGGTCGCGAACCTCTGGCGGCCGGTCGCCCCGCCGCCCTCCGGCGGTCCGCCGGCGGTCGCGACGTTCCCGGTGGAGGTGTTGGCGGTGATCGAGCGCTACGCGATGCCCCGGTACCTGGCAGCACTCATGAGCCTGGTCCTGGCGACCGCCGTTCCCATCCTGGTGGTCGCGACCCGTCCGGGACGCCGACTCGTCGCGTGGCTCGCCGGACCGGAGGGGCGGCCGCGACCCCTCGCCGCCTTCGCCGTGGTCGGAGGCATCGTGCTCGCGGCTGCGATCGTCACGCTCCCCATCGACCTCTGGCGCGGTTACCTGCACGAGCAGGCGTGGGGGTTGCGCACCGCCGGCGCGGTGGGTTGGTGGCGTGACCACCTGCTCGACGTCGGCATCGTGACCGTGGTGGCCGGACTCGTCGGAGCCGGCCTGTTGACGGCGGTCCGACGCTGGCCGGCTTCGTGGCATTGGGGGCTGGTGCCCATCGTGACGCTGCTCGCCGCCGCGTTCGCCCTGGTCCTCCCCCTGATCGTCCAGCCGCTGTTCCTGTCGACGCAACCGCTCGCACCCGGCCCGGTACACGACGCAGTGGCGGAGGTGCTGACACGGGCGGGGGAGGACGAGCTCGAGGTCGAGGTGGCCGATGCCAGCCGTCGCACGACCCGGTCGAACGCATTCGTCACCGGCCTGGGACCAACTCGGCGGGTCGTGCTCTTCGACAACCTCGTGGCCGCCCCGGCGGATCGCGTGGCCGCGACCGTCGCCCACGAGCTCGCGCACCGCGAGCACCGTGACATCGCCCGTGGGATCCTACTGACCGCGTCCGGCGTGCTACCCGTCGCGCTGGTGCTGCGATGTCTGTGGGGATCGCGATGGGCGGCCGCACGGATGCGAGCCCGATCACCATCGGACCCACGTCTGCTGGCGGTCGCGCTCGCTTTGGTCGCGGTCGCCCAGGTGGTCGGCCAACCGGTCGCCAACTGGGTCTCCCGTCGGGCGGAGGCGAGCGCTGATCACCGCGCGGCGGAGCTGACCGACCGGCCCGAGGCGCTCATCGAACTCCAGCGTTCGTTCGTGCTGCGCGACCTCGCGAACCCCTCACCACCCGGCTGGGTGACGCTGCTGTGGGGCACCCATCCCTCGGTCTCTCGACGGATCCACGCTGCGGCGACGCAGGCCGACGAGCTGGACTGCGAAGGTGTCGGCCCGCCGCCGGGCGAGTGGCATCCCCGCCTACCCGTACGCTTCGGTCGATGCGCGTCCTCTGGGTGA
- a CDS encoding glycosyltransferase family 4 protein: protein MRVLWVTNDLPPRSGGIEQFVHNLLVRVHAATTVVLGPAHGDARAHDADVPYRVERADGPVRPTRAIRADVERLVEDHDPVVVVLGASWPLGELAPWLRDGLGLPVVGLTHGLEAGLCRIGLGALVRRATRSLAAATTISDFAQDAMGDRLAAQRIRRIPPGVDPDVFAPARPGALAMRTRWGVPDDAPLVGCISRLVRRKGQDTLLRAWPAVHNAHPGAWLTVVGTGPLEGTLRDAARDLPNVVVTGEVSWAELADAHAALEVFAMPCRTRLLGTDVEGLGIVYLEAQACGVPVVAGRSGGAPEAVRDGETGLVVDGRDETEVAAAVTRLLSDRDLREDLGRAGREWVLQRWTWDVIAERFEGLLDEVAAAKP from the coding sequence ATGCGCGTCCTCTGGGTGACCAACGACCTGCCGCCCCGGTCGGGCGGGATCGAGCAGTTCGTGCACAACCTGCTCGTCCGCGTCCACGCCGCGACCACGGTCGTGCTCGGTCCTGCCCACGGCGATGCGCGCGCTCACGATGCCGATGTCCCGTACCGGGTCGAACGCGCGGATGGGCCAGTGCGGCCAACGCGGGCCATCCGCGCCGACGTCGAGAGGTTGGTCGAGGACCACGATCCGGTCGTCGTGGTGCTCGGGGCGTCCTGGCCGCTGGGCGAACTCGCACCCTGGCTGCGGGATGGGCTCGGCCTCCCCGTCGTCGGTCTCACCCACGGGCTCGAAGCGGGTCTGTGCCGGATCGGGCTGGGCGCGCTCGTGCGGCGAGCGACCCGCAGCCTCGCCGCTGCGACGACCATCAGCGATTTCGCACAGGATGCGATGGGCGACCGTCTCGCTGCGCAGCGCATCCGTCGCATCCCCCCTGGTGTTGATCCCGACGTCTTCGCACCGGCGCGGCCGGGTGCCCTGGCGATGCGCACGCGTTGGGGTGTCCCCGATGACGCCCCGCTCGTCGGCTGCATCTCGCGACTCGTCCGCCGGAAGGGCCAGGACACCTTGCTGAGGGCCTGGCCGGCAGTGCACAACGCTCATCCCGGCGCGTGGCTCACCGTCGTCGGCACGGGGCCACTGGAGGGGACGCTGCGTGACGCGGCGCGGGATCTGCCGAACGTGGTCGTCACGGGCGAGGTCTCGTGGGCCGAGCTCGCGGACGCCCACGCCGCGTTGGAAGTGTTCGCGATGCCGTGCCGGACACGGCTGCTCGGAACCGACGTCGAGGGACTCGGCATCGTCTATCTCGAGGCCCAGGCTTGTGGTGTCCCCGTGGTCGCGGGGCGCTCGGGAGGCGCTCCCGAGGCCGTGCGCGATGGTGAGACGGGCCTGGTCGTCGACGGACGCGACGAGACGGAGGTCGCGGCCGCCGTGACCCGGCTGCTCAGCGACCGGGACCTGCGCGAGGACCTGGGGCGCGCCGGTCGTGAGTGGGTGCTGCAGAGGTGGACCTGGGACGTTATCGCTGAGCGCTTCGAGGGGCTCCTGGACGAGGTCGCGGCGGCGAAGCCGTAG
- a CDS encoding DUF368 domain-containing protein: protein MTTRDDTADTEPRPPLGIAGQLVRGFAMGSADLVPGVSGGTVALVLGIYERLVDTVRDGAVMLGTLLRGQVREGVARFRAIDWRFLLPLLGGILAAIVTLAGLLGTLLDEHPVAMSGFFAGLVAGSIVVTLPDVRRWDATRGAVLVGVAVLTFFVLGLRGSSHDEAAVVALVGAGAVAICAMILPGISGSFILLMIGLYDHVLDLVHERRVLDLAAVALGAVTGLALFSTGLSWLIDNHRDTVIAALIGLMAGSLRVLWPWPATSGVGDTRIEAPGDAIVAATLLALGAFVVVLAVGRWGRVRTPPTGEHPLGADRGVPLSG, encoded by the coding sequence GTGACCACCCGGGACGACACCGCCGACACCGAGCCCCGGCCGCCGCTCGGTATCGCCGGGCAGCTGGTGCGCGGCTTCGCCATGGGCAGCGCCGATCTCGTGCCGGGCGTGTCGGGCGGGACGGTCGCACTGGTGCTCGGCATCTACGAACGCCTCGTCGACACCGTCCGCGACGGCGCGGTGATGCTCGGGACGCTGCTGCGTGGTCAGGTCCGCGAGGGTGTCGCGCGGTTCCGCGCCATCGACTGGCGCTTCCTGCTGCCACTGCTCGGTGGGATCCTCGCCGCCATCGTGACGCTTGCTGGCCTGCTCGGGACGCTGCTCGACGAGCACCCCGTAGCCATGTCGGGGTTCTTCGCCGGCCTCGTGGCAGGATCGATCGTGGTCACGTTGCCGGACGTGCGCCGTTGGGACGCGACGCGCGGAGCCGTCCTCGTCGGTGTGGCTGTGCTCACGTTCTTCGTGCTGGGTCTGCGCGGTTCATCGCACGACGAGGCCGCCGTGGTCGCCCTCGTGGGCGCCGGTGCGGTGGCCATCTGCGCCATGATCCTGCCTGGGATCTCGGGCAGTTTCATCCTGCTGATGATCGGGCTCTACGACCACGTCCTCGACCTGGTCCACGAACGTCGGGTGCTCGACCTCGCCGCAGTGGCGCTCGGGGCGGTCACCGGACTCGCGCTGTTCTCGACCGGCTTGTCGTGGCTCATCGACAACCACCGTGACACGGTGATCGCCGCTCTCATCGGCCTCATGGCCGGGTCGCTGCGGGTCCTCTGGCCGTGGCCAGCGACCTCCGGGGTCGGCGACACCCGCATCGAGGCTCCTGGCGACGCGATCGTGGCCGCGACGTTGCTCGCGCTCGGGGCGTTCGTCGTCGTTCTCGCCGTCGGCCGGTGGGGCCGCGTGCGGACGCCTCCTACGGGCGAGCACCCTCTGGGCGCGGATCGAGGCGTCCCGCTCAGTGGCTAG
- a CDS encoding alpha/beta fold hydrolase — MSTMTYPVMDGAEAWSSPGKGDTAQTGVVVVHGLTGNPHSTRPIGELLADDGYAIEVVRLPGHGTHWKDMAATRYLDWRGEAERVTDELKGRCDRVVLVGLSMGGTIALDIASRKPEGIAGVVAINAQLLDPDQFLAKLSPILQHVVPAVKRDLAGLPSDDIAKPGGDERAYAMVPSKAARSLVVELPRIRAQLMDLEMPILVAYSPQDHTVPAKNSLAIKRLASRADVTELELARSYHVATLDWDRDLLEQAILDFVKRVS, encoded by the coding sequence GTGTCGACGATGACCTACCCCGTCATGGACGGTGCCGAGGCGTGGTCCTCGCCTGGCAAGGGCGACACCGCGCAGACCGGCGTGGTCGTGGTCCACGGGCTCACCGGCAACCCCCACTCGACCCGACCCATCGGCGAGCTGCTCGCCGACGATGGGTACGCCATCGAGGTCGTCCGCCTACCCGGTCACGGCACGCACTGGAAGGACATGGCCGCGACGCGCTACCTCGACTGGCGCGGCGAAGCCGAGCGCGTGACCGATGAGCTCAAGGGTCGCTGCGACCGAGTGGTCCTCGTTGGACTGTCGATGGGTGGGACGATCGCCCTCGACATCGCGTCACGCAAGCCCGAGGGTATCGCTGGTGTCGTGGCGATCAACGCGCAGCTGCTCGACCCCGATCAGTTCCTCGCCAAGCTGAGCCCCATCCTGCAGCACGTCGTCCCAGCCGTGAAGCGTGACCTGGCGGGCCTGCCTTCCGACGACATCGCCAAGCCGGGTGGGGACGAGCGCGCGTACGCGATGGTGCCCAGCAAGGCAGCGCGCTCCCTCGTGGTCGAGCTCCCGCGGATCCGGGCGCAGCTCATGGACCTCGAGATGCCGATCCTCGTCGCGTACTCGCCCCAGGACCACACGGTCCCAGCGAAGAACTCCCTGGCCATCAAGCGGCTCGCATCGAGGGCCGACGTCACCGAGCTCGAGCTGGCCCGCAGCTATCACGTCGCCACCCTCGACTGGGACCGCGACCTGTTGGAGCAGGCGATACTCGACTTCGTGAAGCGGGTCTCCTAG
- a CDS encoding caspase family protein has translation MATLAALLLIVQLSVLDARLRDRPDQDGSGASTAAPPVTQVSADDLSRWPEPPTAAPRWADASTETPDSTETAEPGDLRVTTPDDAGADATAPAVRRPPPPPPAMAPDQAAQPPPPPPDPAQARFERIFPAQAAAVQDLSDPATTRWALLIGINEHSGRTRDNLTSRQDAEDLRAHLLALGWRDDHIVLVTDHVATRENFEQGIAWLARKTDGDSVAVFHYAGHTKQWHGVDVDGDGEIPDEGLWPTDNDRMVDSEFVARMAAVRAGTLWVNLVACEAAGFADPGLRQPGRLLTFSSAEHQKSYEDPSTGNTVYGYYLFEALAGYGDGNGDGEVTVEEAFHYAGPRAHTRTERQSHGPQTAVVMDDLAGELSLRIPPPPPPPPPPPPPSSEPEPEPDGPRPSPQPNPCTLPDPFCDR, from the coding sequence TTGGCCACTTTGGCAGCGCTACTGCTGATCGTGCAGCTGAGCGTGCTCGATGCACGGCTCCGTGACCGCCCCGACCAGGATGGGTCCGGCGCGTCGACCGCCGCTCCGCCCGTCACCCAGGTGTCAGCCGACGACCTCTCCCGCTGGCCGGAGCCGCCGACCGCGGCTCCCCGTTGGGCGGACGCCTCGACCGAGACGCCCGACTCGACGGAGACCGCCGAGCCGGGTGACCTCCGCGTCACGACACCTGACGACGCCGGCGCCGACGCGACCGCGCCGGCCGTGCGTCGTCCGCCTCCCCCGCCGCCTGCCATGGCGCCCGACCAGGCCGCGCAGCCACCACCCCCGCCGCCGGACCCCGCACAGGCGCGCTTCGAGCGGATCTTCCCGGCGCAGGCCGCAGCGGTGCAGGACCTCTCGGATCCCGCGACCACCCGGTGGGCGTTGCTGATCGGGATCAACGAGCACTCGGGTCGGACCCGGGACAACCTCACGTCACGCCAGGACGCCGAGGATCTGCGCGCCCACCTGCTCGCGCTCGGGTGGCGCGATGACCACATCGTGCTCGTGACCGACCACGTCGCCACGCGGGAGAACTTCGAGCAGGGGATCGCGTGGCTAGCTCGCAAGACCGACGGTGACTCGGTCGCGGTGTTCCACTACGCCGGCCACACCAAGCAGTGGCACGGTGTGGACGTCGACGGCGACGGCGAGATCCCCGACGAGGGGCTGTGGCCGACCGACAACGACCGCATGGTGGACAGCGAGTTCGTCGCCCGGATGGCGGCGGTACGGGCGGGGACGCTGTGGGTGAACCTGGTCGCGTGTGAGGCCGCGGGGTTCGCCGATCCCGGGCTACGCCAGCCAGGCCGGCTGCTGACGTTCTCCTCCGCGGAGCACCAGAAATCGTACGAGGACCCCTCCACGGGCAACACCGTCTACGGCTACTACCTGTTCGAGGCATTGGCCGGGTACGGCGATGGCAACGGCGATGGTGAGGTCACGGTCGAGGAGGCGTTCCACTACGCGGGGCCGCGCGCGCACACGCGCACGGAGCGCCAGTCCCACGGTCCTCAGACCGCCGTCGTGATGGACGACCTCGCTGGCGAGCTGTCGCTGAGGATCCCCCCGCCGCCGCCGCCGCCGCCGCCACCCCCGCCCCCTTCCTCGGAGCCCGAACCGGAACCGGATGGACCCCGTCCATCACCCCAGCCGAACCCCTGCACGCTGCCCGACCCCTTCTGCGATCGCTGA
- a CDS encoding zinc ribbon domain-containing protein encodes MRCPACNARNPDGAEWCSQCFTDLRTPTPQPTPPPPVEEHDRPVPAAVGAAPSVRSEGAVEGSARFRRTDQGIDWRCAACDTWNPLEVTSCTVCGAAFARTLRADEPEGPQPVELSEGVALAASVALPGLAHILAKRTATGVLRALFFVSWVVGGVLLAREAAGSGQAITASLPLFLGALIIWVGSVLDAQAITRTGEDVVLVPRVFMWVVVGVVGLLMVTFLATSLSVGGSETTVDVPG; translated from the coding sequence GTGAGGTGCCCGGCGTGCAACGCCCGCAACCCCGATGGCGCCGAGTGGTGCAGCCAGTGCTTCACCGACCTGCGCACTCCGACTCCGCAGCCCACACCTCCGCCGCCGGTCGAGGAGCACGATCGCCCCGTGCCCGCCGCGGTCGGCGCCGCGCCGTCCGTGCGGTCCGAAGGCGCCGTCGAGGGCTCGGCCCGGTTCCGCCGGACGGACCAGGGGATCGACTGGCGCTGCGCTGCCTGCGACACGTGGAACCCGCTGGAGGTGACCAGCTGCACGGTGTGCGGGGCGGCGTTCGCGCGGACCCTCCGTGCGGACGAGCCGGAGGGACCGCAGCCGGTGGAGCTGTCCGAGGGCGTCGCCCTGGCGGCCTCAGTCGCGCTGCCGGGCCTGGCGCACATCCTCGCCAAGCGCACCGCCACCGGCGTCCTCCGCGCGCTGTTCTTCGTCTCGTGGGTGGTAGGGGGCGTGCTGCTGGCGCGCGAAGCGGCCGGCAGCGGCCAGGCGATCACGGCCAGCCTGCCGCTCTTCCTCGGGGCGCTGATCATCTGGGTCGGTTCGGTCCTCGACGCCCAGGCGATCACCCGGACGGGCGAGGACGTGGTCCTCGTCCCGAGGGTGTTCATGTGGGTGGTCGTAGGCGTCGTGGGGCTGCTGATGGTGACGTTCCTGGCCACGTCCCTCAGTGTCGGTGGCAGCGAGACCACCGTCGACGTCCCGGGCTGA
- a CDS encoding ArsA family ATPase, giving the protein MRIQLFTGKGGVGKTSVAAATAVRAADRGLRTLVTSTDPAHSLADAFDVVLGDRPTPVATRLDAQQIDAQTRLEQHWRDVRDYLVELLSWGGIGDVQAEELVLLPGLDEIFSLIDLRRHAESGDYDLVVVDCAPTAETLRLLALPDALRWYVDRMLQPSRRLARAVRPLASRVTAMPLPEDGVFSVAERVHEDLADVHALLQDSTVATVRLVVNAERMVIAEALRTATSLSLFGYATDAVVVNRLFPDDVTDPYLQRWKDVQAEHLTTVRSSFEPTPVLTAPLFADELIGVGALRALGDAVYGDRDEASILQRSNPMELERRDGGYLLRLRLPFAGREDVDLYRRGHDLYVKVAGSKRTVPLPSTLHRCEVSGARLTDGVLEVRFAVPATTVSS; this is encoded by the coding sequence TTGCGTATCCAGCTGTTCACGGGCAAGGGCGGCGTCGGCAAGACCAGCGTCGCAGCGGCGACCGCGGTCCGCGCGGCCGATCGTGGACTGCGCACGCTCGTGACCTCGACCGATCCCGCGCACTCGCTCGCTGATGCCTTCGATGTTGTGCTCGGCGACCGTCCGACCCCGGTCGCGACCCGCCTCGATGCACAGCAGATCGACGCCCAGACCCGGCTCGAGCAGCACTGGCGTGACGTGCGCGACTACCTCGTCGAGCTGCTCTCCTGGGGTGGCATCGGCGACGTGCAGGCCGAGGAGCTGGTCCTGCTGCCCGGTCTGGACGAGATCTTCAGCCTCATCGACCTCCGGCGCCACGCCGAGTCGGGGGACTACGACCTCGTCGTGGTCGACTGCGCCCCGACCGCCGAGACGCTCCGTCTGCTCGCTCTCCCCGACGCTCTGCGCTGGTACGTCGACCGGATGCTGCAGCCCAGCCGGCGCCTGGCGCGGGCCGTCAGGCCGCTCGCGTCGCGCGTCACCGCGATGCCCCTGCCGGAGGACGGCGTCTTCAGCGTGGCCGAGCGGGTCCACGAGGATCTCGCCGACGTGCACGCGCTGCTGCAGGACAGCACGGTCGCCACGGTGCGGCTGGTCGTGAACGCCGAGCGGATGGTCATCGCCGAAGCCCTCCGCACCGCCACCTCGCTGTCGTTGTTCGGCTACGCGACCGACGCGGTCGTGGTGAACCGTCTCTTCCCCGACGACGTGACCGACCCCTACCTGCAGCGCTGGAAGGACGTCCAGGCGGAGCACCTCACCACCGTCCGGAGCTCGTTCGAGCCGACGCCGGTCCTCACCGCGCCCCTGTTCGCGGACGAACTCATCGGTGTCGGTGCCCTGCGAGCTCTCGGCGACGCGGTGTACGGGGACCGCGACGAGGCCTCGATCCTGCAGCGGTCGAATCCGATGGAGCTCGAACGCCGCGACGGTGGGTACCTGCTGCGCCTGCGGTTGCCCTTCGCGGGGCGGGAGGACGTGGACCTCTACCGCCGCGGCCACGACCTGTACGTCAAGGTCGCGGGTTCGAAGCGCACCGTGCCCCTGCCCAGCACCCTCCACCGTTGCGAGGTGAGCGGGGCCCGCCTCACCGACGGCGTCCTCGAGGTCCGCTTCGCCGTGCCGGCTACCACGGTGTCGTCGTGA
- a CDS encoding ROK family protein gives MNATPIQAVGIDVGGTKLVAAAIAHDGSIVERARRVSPAGDAEALLDLIAALAEELGPGAPVGIGVAGIVDRGGVLVYAPNLDLVDLPMGPALEERLGRRPVVLNDASAAVVAESRLGAAAGSRDVVLLTLGTGVGGGLVVDGSVVEGANGFATELGHLIVHEGGRRCPCGNLGCLEAYASGTAIGVLGRERVESGVSTTLADVDPIDGKAVSAAAQAGDQVARDVLTEMGHWLGVGLAGLVNALDPEVVVIGGGAASHTAGYVLPAATASMSARVIGTPRRKPPSIVLAQLGDDAGMLGAALVAVEREGP, from the coding sequence GTGAACGCCACGCCGATCCAGGCCGTCGGCATCGACGTCGGCGGTACCAAGCTGGTCGCGGCGGCGATCGCCCACGACGGCAGCATCGTCGAGCGAGCACGGCGCGTCAGCCCGGCGGGTGATGCCGAGGCGCTCCTCGATCTGATCGCTGCGCTCGCCGAGGAGCTCGGTCCGGGGGCGCCGGTGGGGATCGGCGTGGCGGGCATCGTGGACCGCGGGGGAGTGCTCGTCTACGCGCCCAACCTCGATCTGGTCGATCTGCCGATGGGGCCGGCGCTCGAGGAGCGATTGGGCCGCCGGCCCGTGGTCCTGAACGACGCCAGCGCCGCCGTCGTCGCCGAGAGTCGGCTCGGCGCGGCGGCGGGGTCGCGCGACGTGGTGCTGCTCACGCTCGGCACCGGCGTCGGGGGCGGACTGGTCGTGGATGGCTCGGTCGTCGAGGGGGCGAACGGCTTCGCGACCGAACTCGGACACCTCATCGTGCACGAAGGTGGTCGGCGCTGTCCCTGTGGGAACCTCGGTTGCCTCGAGGCCTACGCATCGGGCACGGCGATCGGAGTGCTGGGTCGCGAACGCGTCGAGTCTGGCGTCTCGACGACGCTCGCGGATGTCGACCCCATCGACGGCAAGGCCGTCAGCGCTGCGGCCCAGGCTGGCGATCAGGTGGCCCGCGACGTGCTGACCGAGATGGGGCACTGGCTGGGTGTGGGCCTCGCCGGCCTCGTGAACGCCCTCGACCCCGAGGTCGTCGTCATCGGGGGAGGGGCCGCCTCCCACACCGCCGGATACGTGCTGCCGGCGGCAACGGCGTCGATGTCCGCACGCGTGATCGGCACGCCCCGGCGCAAGCCGCCTTCGATCGTCCTGGCGCAGCTCGGTGACGACGCGGGCATGCTCGGCGCGGCGCTCGTGGCCGTCGAGCGGGAGGGCCCGTGA